One genomic window of Medicago truncatula cultivar Jemalong A17 chromosome 1, MtrunA17r5.0-ANR, whole genome shotgun sequence includes the following:
- the LOC11419731 gene encoding WD repeat-containing protein 91 — MEKIHYAEELVREFLVFRGFTTTLQSYETELRTDVGKSFHVDKILDLIFSIYITNFHIDKLISLLSFFKHYLSSSSQSTLLSSFSKLEASILRFYVVRALQSNNRDKVVEFFHVYGPDLLQSSSQEDWTQWFVIPYVKNPQLDPQFRVFFGKEWSQALHLSVRNFFSEIFNATRLPALLKISSEMNSTNMLKRDITQLNIKLSELQALLNEKETQLRQFRSMEGSISSSSNLREESTHVSKDSSEIDQDLVVGEPGNVQSEFISSKSGDDSTFILNDYLEHGRAGNTTLKENDGELSSEEDFVEVKVEHQETFLGHTSPISRCRFSASGNNIASASLDGTARIWTYDASTPASRNATIYCGTEILSLDWECKSDRLLLIGTSDACIKAWNVDAKRVVCDLNTTEAFPSVLDIKCSPVEPIFVSAAASGGSGSNYFDNLGFASLTVWNMKTWKAMTVLPLGEDPPAITSLCFNHNGKILAASAVDGMIHMFDMSAGLQITGWPAHDSSISSILFGPDETSIFSLGSDGKIFEWSLQNQGQILWSRDCSRYCYPSSNYYRHDMALDANGRRLLVTSSSDRAPIYQVQGHLNGWRTLSHGAPITAVDWHPTLPIFLTGSADNSVRVTSLLS; from the exons ATGGAGAAGATCCATTACGCGGAAGAATTAGTCCGTGAATTTCTCGTCTTCAGAGGATTCACCACCACACTCCAATCTTACGAAACCGAATTACGCACCGACGTCGGAAAATCATTTCACGTTGATAAAATTCTCGACCTTATTTTCTCCATTTATATTACTAATTTTCACATCGATAAATTGATTTCActtctctctttcttcaaaCATTATCTCTCTTCATCTTCCCAATCCACACTCCTTTCATCATTCTCCAAATTGGAAGCTTCCATTCTACGATTCTACGTTGTTCGTGCCTTGCAATCCAACAACAGGGATAAAGTTGTTGAGTTTTTCCATGTTTATGGTCCTGATTTGTTGCAGAGTTCCTCTCAGGAGGATTGGACTCAATGGTTTG TGATTCCTTATGTGAAGAATCCACAATTGGATCCTCAATTTCGAGTATTTTTCGGGAAGGAGTGGAGTCAGGCATTACATCTTTCTGTTAGAAATTTCTTTAGTGAGATCTTCAATGCTACTC GTCTCCCTGCTCTACTGAAGATCAGTTCGGAGATGAATTCTACCAACATGCTCAAAAGAGATATCACACAGCTAAATATCAAATTGTCAGAACTTCAGGCTTTACTCAATGAGAAAGAAACTCAATTAAGGCAGTTTAGAAG TATGGAAGGAAGTATTAGCTCATCAAGCAATTTGCGTGAAGAAAGTACTCATGTATCAAAAGATTCTTCAGAGATTGACCAAGATTTAGTTGTGGGTGAACCTGGAAATGTTCAGTCCGAGTTTATCAGCTCCAAGTCTGGTGATGATTCAACTTTCATATTGAATGACTATCTGGAACATGGCAGAGCTGGCAATACCACTCTAAAAG AAAACGATGGGGAATTGTCTTCTGAAGAAGACTTTGTTGAGGTCAAAGTAGAGCACCAG GAGACTTTTTTGGGGCACACCAGTCCAATCAGCCGGTGCCGCTTCTCTGCGTCTGGAAACAATATAGCCAGTGCTTCTCTAGATGGAACTGCCAG GATATGGACATATGATGCATCAACTCCAGCTTCTAGAAATGCAACCATATATTGTGGCACTGAAATTTTGTCACTTGATTGGGAATGCAAATCGGATCGATTG CTTCTAATAGGTACATCCGATGCATGCATTAAGGCATGGAATGTGGACGCTAAAAGAGTTGTTTGTGACCTTAACACAACGGAAGCATTTCCTAG TGTACTGGACATAAAGTGCAGTCCTGTTGAACCTATTTTTGTATCTGCAGCAGCATCTGGAGG GTCTGGTTCTAACTATTTTGACAACCTGGGTTTCGCTTCACTGACTGTATGGAACATGAAGACATGGAAAGCCATG ACAGTCCTTCCTCTTGGAGAAGATCCACCGGCAATTACTTCTCTATGCTTCAACCACAATGGGAAAATTTTAGCAGCTTCGGCTGTGGATGGAATGATTCACATGTTTG ACATGTCTGCTGGTCTACAAATCACTGGCTGGCCTGCACATGATTCTTCCATCAGTTCTATTCTTTTTGGACCAGATGAGACTAGCATTTTTAGCCTCGGCTCTGATGGGAAG ATTTTTGAGTGGAGCTTGCAAAATCAAGGCCAAATCTTGTGGTCAAGAGACTGTAGTAG GTACTGTTACCCCAGTTCAAATTATTACAGACATGATATGGCATTAGATGCAAATGGGAGGAGACTCTTGGTAACATCCAGTTCAGATAGAGCACCCATATATCAG GTTCAGGGTCATTTGAATGGTTGGAGAACACTTTCTCACGGTGCTCCTATCACTGCTGTAGATTGGCATCCGACCTTGCCCATTTTCTTGACTGGATCAGCCGATAACTCTGTCCGAGTAACATCTTTACTATCATAG
- the LOC120575726 gene encoding G-type lectin S-receptor-like serine/threonine-protein kinase At5g24080, with product MASLFTCYCVVTLLLVCLCSCISSQIGLGSRLLASKDQVWVSDNGTFAMGFTPSKTDNHLFTLGIWFARLPGDRTFVWSPNRNSPISHEAILELDTTGNLILMDKKITIWATNTSNANVESATMSESGNFILHNINNHPIWQSFSQPSNTLLPNQPLTVSSELTSPKSSSHGGYYALKMLQQPTSLSLALTYNLPETYQTLDENESSYANYSYWQGPEISNATGEVIAVLDQAGSFGIVYGDSSDGAVYVYKNDNDDAGLASAIHQSTPLTVLRRLTLEENGNLRLYRWEDVNGSKQWVTQWAAVSNPCDIGGICGNGVCKLDRTKTNASCTCLPGTSKAGRDGQCYENSSLVGKCTNGQNENMTSKFRISMVQQTNYYFSESSIIANFSESDVSSLSKCGDACLSDCDCVASVYGLNEERPFCWVLRSLNFGGFEDTSSTLFVKVRANSSWTPEGQDGSSNSSSDGMGSAKEKAVIIPIVLGMIVLIFLLCMLLYYSVHRKRTLKREMESSLVLSGAPMNFTYRALQIRTSNFSQLLGTGGFGSVYKGSLGDGTLIAVKKLDKILPHGEKEFITEVNTIGSMHHMNLVRLCGFCSEGPHRLLVYEFMKNGSLDKWIFPSYRGRDRLLDWQTRFDIAINTAQGIAYFHEQCRNRIIHCDIKPENILLDENFCPKVSDFGLAKLMAREHSQVVTMVRGTRGYLAPEWVSNRPITVKADVYSYGMLLLEIIGGRRNLDLSFDAEDFFYPGWAYKEMANGSAIKVADRSLNGAVDEEELTRALKIGFWCIQDDVSMRPTMGEVVRLLEGQGSNNINMPPMPQTVLELIEEGLDHVYKAMKREYNHYSSFTITSHLTSHATCSNSTMSPR from the exons ATGGCTTCTTTATTTACGTGTTATTGTGTTGTTACTTTGTTATTGGTTTGTTTATGTAGTTGCATTTCAAGTCAGATTGGGTTGGGGTCTAGATTATTGGCTAGTAAGGACCAAGTTTGGGTTTCTGATAATGGTACATTTGCTATGGGGTTTACTCCATCAAAAACTGATAATCATTTGTTCACGTTGGGCATTTGGTTTGCTAGGCTACCAGGAGATAGAACTTTTGTTTGGTCACCCAATAG AAACTCTCCTATATCTCATGAAGCAATTTTGGAGCTTGACACAACAGGAAACCTCATTCTCATGGACAAAAAAATCACCATATGGGCCACAAACACTTCAAATGCTAATGTAGAATCAGCAACCATGTCAGAATCAGGCAACTTCATCCTTCACAACATAAATAACCACCCTATATGGCAGAGTTTTTCTCAACCTTCAAACACACTCCTCCCAAACCAGCCTCTAACAGTTTCTTCAGAATTAACATCACCAAAATCTTCATCTCATGGTGGCTATTATGCTCTCAAAATGCTTCAACAACCAACTTCTTTAAGCCTTGCACTGACTTACAATCTTCCAGAAACTTACCAAACTTTGGATGAAAATGAATCATCATATGCCAACTATTCTTATTGGCAAGGTCCTGAGATTTCCAATGCAACCGGCGAAGTTATTGCGGTTTTAGATCAAGCTGGAAGCTTTGGAATTGTATATGGAGATTCATCTGATGGTGCAGTTTATGTGTATAagaatgataatgatgatgcaGGTTTGGCTTCTGCAATTCATCAGTCTACGCCGTTAACAGTTCTTCGGAGACTAACACTCGAAGAGAACGGAAATTTACGGTTGTATCGTTGGGAAGACGTAAATGGATCGAAACAATGGGTGACACAATGGGCTGCAGTTTCAAATCCATGTGATATTGGTGGAATTTGTGGCAATGGAGTTTGTAAATTGGATAGAACTAAGACAAATGCATCTTGCACTTGTTTGCCAGGAACTTCTAAAGCTGGTAGAGATGGACAATGTTATGAGAATTCATCTCTTGTTGGAAAATGTACTAATggccaaaatgaaaacatgacatCAAAGTTTAGAATTTCAATGGTGCAGCaaactaattattatttttctgaaTCATCAATAATAGCTAATTTTAGTGAGAGTGATGTTTCTTCTTTATCAAAATGTGGTGATGCATGTTTATCAGATTGTGATTGTGTTGCTTCTGTTTATGGACTCAATGAGGAGAGACCATTTTGTTGGGTGTTGAGGAGTTTAAATTTCGGTGGTTTTGAAGATACAAGTTCTACTTTGTTTGTGAAGGTTAGAGCCAATAGTTCATGGACACCGGAAGGACAAGATGGAAGTTCTAATAGTTCTTCTGATGGAATGGGGAGTGCTAAGGAGAAGGCTGTGATTATTCCAATTGTTTTAGGAATGATAGTTCTCATTTTTTTGCTATGTATGTTACTGTATTACAGTGTTCATAGAAAAAGAACTTTGAAAAGAGAGATGGAAAGTTCATTGGTCTTATCAGGTGCTCCAATGAATTTTACATACCGCGCTTTGCAAATCAGGACGAGTAACTTTTCGCAGCTTCTAGGAACAG GTGGATTTGGAAGTGTGTATAAAGGAAGCCTCGGAGATGGTACTCTAATTGCAGTGAAGAAACTTGACAAGATATTGCCTCATGGAGAGAAAGAGTTTATAACTGAAGTAAACACAATTGGCTCAATGCATCATATGAATTTGGTTCGTCTATGCGGTTTTTGTTCTGAGGGACCACACAG GCTTCTAGTGTACGAGTTCATGAAGAATGGTTCATTGGATAAATGGATCTTCCCTTCATATCGAGGGCGAGATAGATTGCTAGATTGGCAAACTCGTTTCGATATAGCCATAAATACTGCACAGGGGATTGCATACTTTCATGAGCAATGCAGAAATAGGATAATACATTGTGATATCAAACCAGAAAATATATTGTTAGATGAAAACTTTTGTCCTAAAGTATCTGATTTTGGACTGGCCAAATTGATGGCAAGGGAACACTCTCAAGTAGTAACAATGGTTAGAGGTACTAGAGGTTATTTGGCGCCTGAATGGGTTAGTAATCGACCTATAACTGTAAAAGCAGATGTTTACAGCTATGGTATGCTTCTTTTAGAAATCATTGGTGGTAGGAGAAATCTTGACTTGTCCTTTGATGCAGAAGACTTCTTCTATCCTGGTTGGGCTTACAAG GAGATGGCAAATGGATCAGCAATAAAAGTGGCAGATAGAAGCTTAAATGGAGCAGTTGATGAAGAAGAGCTAACGAGAGCTTTGAAAATTGGCTTTTGGTGCATACAAGATGATGTTTCCATGAGACCAACAATGGGAGAAGTGGTGAGATTGCTTGAAGGTCAAGgttcaaataacataaatatGCCACCAATGCCACAGACAGTACTAGAGTTAATTGAGGAAGGGTTGGACCATGTCTACAAAGCTATGAAAAGAGAGTATAACCACTATAGTTCATTCACCATTACAAGCCATCTTACATCTCATGCAACATGTAGCAATTCCACAATGTCACCAAGATAG
- the LOC112422774 gene encoding protein FAR1-RELATED SEQUENCE 5, translating into MKDDSMHSKPCHEMTDMDGDFTMVVSNDTHVSALDVKPLNSEPPSKPPLEPIEGMEFKSFEEAKSYYTRYAQNKGFSFRMGRVTKSRTNGMIIGQEILCSKEGFRAKKYVKQGNSSLITHDETRVGCKARLYLKKNNDIWIVSRFVSDHNHQLFSPRSAQSLRVHRKKTKVQKTLTDVLDESGLGKTTSILCTESGGIDNFGSSQQDVINYLSVQRQKQFENRDAQLMLSYFKNCQLKNTGFFYAFQMDAEGKLTNCFWVDSRSRVAYKYFGDVVTFDPTYLKNKYKTPFVPITGVNHHQQSILFGCALLWDEAVESFDWLLSTWLEAMSGVCPKTVITDQHTAITNAVARVFPKVNHHYCMWHIEEKVPEHMDHIYHGHSEFKNHFYKCIHQSITIEEFDSEWEAMVDKYGLQDNQWLEKIYSIRSKWIPAYVHHNFCAGMSTTQRSESMNKFFKDFLNSSTPLSKFLTQYEKALDARYNEEREKTVKTMNSKPLLRTLYPMEEEASKIYTGKLFEIFQDELVGSQMFTTEKVEFSDEVATYKVHEIYKEKPNYHVAFHVTSKEATCTCHKFESFGILCRHILTVFLKKKVHYLPSQYVLQRWTRNAKKEKFEGLTIEEFQEGGNEASSTSLFNSVMVRSLEFSERASRSKKHHDIAIQCLQNAIAKLDLIELEESNEEFVNSTS; encoded by the exons ATGAAAGACGATTCGATGCACTCAAAACCTT GTCATGAGATGACAGATATGGATGGAGATTTTACCATGGTTGTCTCAAATGATACTCATGTCAGTGCTCTTGATGTGAAGCCTCTCAATAGTGAACCACCATCAAAGCCCCCCTTAGAGCCCATTGAAGGAATGGAGTTTAAATCATTTGAAGAGGCAAAGAGTTACTACACAAGGTACGCTCAGAACAAAGGTTTTAGTTTCCGCATGGGCCGTGTTACTAAGTCAAGAACAAACGGTATGATAATTGGTCAAGAAATTCTTTGTTCAAAGGAGGGGTTTCGAGCCAAAAAGTATGTGAAACAAGGAAATAGTAGTCTCATTACACATGATGAAACCAGGGTGGGATGCAAGGCACGGttatatttaaagaaaaataatgatataTGGATTGTTTCTAGATTTGTAAGCGACCATAATCACCAGCTGTTTTCTCCTAGAAGTGCACAGTCTCTTCGCGTACATAGAAAGAAAACTAAAGTGCAAAAGACACTTACTGATGTGCTTGATGAATCTGGTTTAGGCAAAACAACATCTATCTTATGCACTGAAAGTGGCGGTATTGATAATTTTGGATCTAGTCAACAAGATGTTATCAATTACTTAAGTGTACAGAgacaaaaacaatttgaaaacaGAGATGCTCAATTGATGTTATCATACTTTAAGAATTGTCAGTTGAAGAATACTGGGTTTTTCTATGCGTTTCAAATGGATGCCGAAGGAAAATTAACTAATTGCTTTTGGGTTGATTCAAGGTCTAGAGTTGCTTACAAATATTTTGGTGATGTGGTTACTTTTGATCCAACGTacttgaaaaataaatacaaaactCCTTTTGTTCCAATTACTGGAgttaatcatcatcaacaatcaatTCTTTTTGGTTGTGCTCTCTTGTGGGATGAAGCTGTAGAGAGTTTTGATTGGTTGCTAAGTACTTGGTTAGAAGCAATGAGTGGGGTTTGCCCTAAAACTGTTATCACAGACCAACACACTGCTATCACCAATGCAGTTGCAAGGGTGTTTCCAAAGGTTAATCACCATTATTGCATGTGGCATATTGAGGAAAAAGTTCCAGAGCACATGGATCATATCTATCATGGACACAGtgaatttaaaaatcatttttacaaGTGCATTCACCAATCTATTACAATTGAAGAATTTGACTCTGAATGGGAAGCAATGGTTGATAAATATGGGTTGCAAGATAATCAGTGGCTAGAAAAGATATACTCAATTCGATCCAAATGGATTCCTGCATATGTACATCATAATTTCTGTGCTGGAATGTCCACCACTCAAAGGAGTGAAAgtatgaataaattttttaaggattttttgAATTCAAGTACTCCATTGAGCAAGTTTCTGACACAATATGAGAAAGCTCTTGATGCACGTTACAACGAGGAAAGGGAGAAAACTGTCAAGACAATGAATTCAAAACCACTTTTGCGAACTTTATATCCCATGGAAGAAGAAGCTTCAAAAATTTATACAGGAAAATTGTTTGAGATATTTCAAGATGAGTTGGTTGGCTCTCAAATGTTTACCACCGAGAAAGTTGAATTTTCTGATGAAGTGGCAACATACAAAGTTCATGAAATTTACAAAGAGAAGCCAAACTATCATGTGGCTTTTCATGTAACTTCGAAAGAAGCAACTTGTACTTGTCACAAGTTTGAATCTTTTGGTATTCTTTGTAGGCATATCTTAACTGTGTTCCTAAAGAAAAAGGTACATTATCTCCCTTCACAGTATGTTCTACAACGATGGACCCGAAATGccaagaaagaaaaatttgaaggaTTGACAATTGAAGAATTCCAAGAAGGAGGAAACGAAGCTTCTAGCACTTCATTGTTTAATAGTGTTATGGTTCGTTCTCTTGAATTTTCTGAAAGAGCTTCACGATCAAAAAAACATCATGATATTGCAATTCAATGTTTGCAAAATGCAATTGCAAAACTTGATCTAATAGAGCTTGAAGAATCAAATGAGGAGTTTGTTAATTCGACATCTTAA